In Ammospiza caudacuta isolate bAmmCau1 chromosome 2, bAmmCau1.pri, whole genome shotgun sequence, a genomic segment contains:
- the NYX gene encoding nyctalopin, whose amino-acid sequence MFAIVLLNVILWVPQAHGAWACVRSCPPSCVCTPERSCSVRCDRAGLGQIPSEFPCEASSINLDKNSIKFLSERAFGTLPSLKSLSLNHNNISFITPGAFKGLPSLTELRMAHNEYIRYLHTRTFTALRRLVRLDLADCNLFNIPDRIFIELPALQELFCFQNNFRRIPGAIRGMENLTHVYLERNRIEAVAYNSLQGLTKLKYLNLQDNKINVIHERAFQGCQRMEYLYLNDNLISELPENSFDGLRRLKMLNLGGNFLRNISNTWFRDLGELEFLYLDRNRISYIEEGAFENLTSLVALHLNSNNLTTLPFSVFEPVYFLGRLYLFRNPWECDCRLEWLKEWMENYRLVRDIPCASPSSVAGVDLTDVLFERSPEGFCLDPEELNVTSERPTPSEEPWSTTESKFNSLISKLLLQMGLPEEVANATEVYSNSTQLDGQTEGVSSGVGEDRTEAGSCSLYLPALLAVIVLLCK is encoded by the exons ATGTTTGCCATCGTTCTTCTAAATG TGATCCTTTGGGTCCCCCAGGCGCACGGGGCGTGGGCCTGCGTGCgctcctgccctcccagctgtgtgtgcacCCCGGAGCGGAGCTGCTCCGTGCGCTGCGACCGTGCCGGGCTGGGCCAGATCCCCAGTGAGTTCCCCTGCGAGGCCTCCTCCATCAACCTGGATAAAAACAGCATCAAGTTCCTGTCCGAGAGGGCCTTTGGGACGCTGCCTTCCCTCAAGTCCCTGTCGCTGAACCACAACAACATCTCCTTCATCACGCCGGGTGCCTTCAAGGGGCTGCCCAGCCTGACGGAGCTGAGGATGGCCCACAACGAGTACATCCGCTACCTGCACACCCGCACCTTCACCGCGCTGCGCCGCCTCGTCAGGCTGGACCTGGCCGACTGCAACCTCTTCAACATCCCCGACAGGATCTTCATCGAGCTGCCcgctctgcaggagctgttcTGCTTCCAGAACAACTTCCGAAGGATCCCAGGCGCCATCAGGGGCATGGAGAACTTGACCCATGTGTACCTGGAGAGGAACAGGATCGAGGCAGTGGCCTACAACTCCCTGCAGGGCCTGACCAAGCTGAAATACCTGAATCTGCAGGACAACAAGATAAATGTCATCCACGAGCGAGCTTTTCAGGGCTGTCAGAGGATGGAGTACCTGTACCTGAATGACAACTTGATCAGTGAGCTTCCAGAAAACTCCTTTGATGGCCTGAGGCGTCTGAAGATGCTCAACCTGGGAGGGAATTTTCTCAGGAACATTTCCAACACGTGGTTCCGGGACTTGGGGGAGCTGGAGTTCCTCTACCTGGACCGCAACAGGATCAGCTACATCGAGGAAGGGGCTTTTGAGAACCTCACCAGCCTGGTGGCTCTGCACTTGAACAGCAACAACCTGACGACGCTGCCCTTCTCCGTGTTTGAGCCCGTGTACTTCCTGGGCCGCCTGTACCTCTTCCGCAACCCCTGGGAGTGCGACTGCCGCCTCGAGTGGCTCAAGGAGTGGATGGAGAACTACAGGCTGGTCAGGGACATCCCGTGTGCCTCCCCCTCCTCGGTGGCAGGCGTTGATCTGACGGACGTGCTCTTTGAGAGGTCTCCCGAAGGTTTCTGCCTGGACCCGGAGGAGCTGAATGTCACGTCCGAGCGGCCGACCCCCAGCGAGGAGCCTTGGTCCACCACAGAGAGCAAGTTCAACAGCCTTATCTCCAAACTCCTGCTCCAGATGGGCCTTCCCGAAGAGGTGGCAAACGCCACTGAAGTGTACAGTAACAGCACACAGCTGGACGGACAGACGGAAGGGGTTTCTTCTGGCGTGGGGGAGGACAGAACCGAGGCTGGCTCCTGTTCCTTGTACCTCCCAGCACTTCTGGCAGTGATTGTTCTGCTGTGCAAATAG